The region TTTCTAAAAGTTTTTTAAAATACCATATAAAAAAACGGTTTAGAACATTCTAAACCGTTTTTAGTTTGTAGCGAGAACGAGATTTGAACTCGTGACCTCCGGGTTATGAATCCGACGCTCTAACCAACTGAGCTACCTCGCCATAATTTTGAGAGTGCAAATATAAAAACATATTTATTGCATACAAACATAAAAGTGAATTTAAATTTTTATTTAAAAGTATTTCTAAACTTATTAATTAATGTATATATTGGACAACATAAAATTACAAGACTACAATTACATGGAAGATAAAATTAAGTACGAGATGGAGTTTGTTGTACATGCTTCACCATCATTACTATATCAATATATATCAACACCATCCGGACTATCAGAATGGTTTGCAGATAATGTAAACTCTAGAGGAGAGGTATTTAAATTTATTTGGGATGGATCAGAAGAGCAAGCCAAATTAATTACCAAAAAATCTGGAGAACGCGTAAAATTTAAGTGGTTAGTGGATGAAGATGAGCCATATTATTTCGAAATTAGAATTCAAGTAGACGAAATAACAAAAGACGTCTCTGTTATGATTACAGATTTTGCTGAAGAAGATGAGGTTGATGAAGCTAAAATGCTTTGGACCAACCAGATATCAGATTTAAAACAAGTCTTAGGTTCGGCTTAAAAATACACTCAATTAAAGTATATTTGTCCTATTGAAAAATAGGACTTTTTTTATGCTAAATTTTAACGGAATACTTCAAGAAGACAAACCAATACTGTCTAATCATAATCGTGGCTACACCTATGGTGATGCACTGTTTGAGACTATAAAAACTGTACATGGTAAGCTGTTATTTTTTGAAGACCACTATTTTAGATTGATGGCATCTATGCGTATTATGCGCATGGAAATACCAATGACGTTTACTATGGAGTATTTTGAAGAAGAAATTAAAAAAACTTTGGATGCTAATGGTTTGTTGTCTCAGTCAGCACGTGTAAAAATTCAAATAGATAGAGTAGCAGGTGGCTTATATTTACCAGAATCTAATGATGTCAATTTTATTATAAGTAGTAAAAAAATTGATTCTGATTTTTATCTTTTAAATGAAGAAAAATATGAAGTAGATTTATATAAAGATCATTATTTAGCCCCTAGTTTATTATCTACGCTTAAGACTAATAATAAAGCAATTAACGTAATTGGAAGTATTTATGCTAAAGAAAACAAGTTAGATAATGGTTTGTTATTAAATACTAATAAAAGTGTAGTAGAAGCGCTAAATGGTAACTTGTTTTTAGTAAAAGATCATGTCATTAAAACACCCCCTTTATCAGACGGTTGTTTAAAAGGTGTTTTAAGGAAACAATTAATAGACATAATTAATCTGCTACCAGATTATAGTATAGAGGAAGATTCTATATCTCCTTTTGAGCTCCAAAAGGCTGATGAACTATTTATTACTAATGTTATACAGGGCATTCAGCCTATAACTAAGTACAGAAAAAAAGAATTTAAAAATGACGTAGCTAAGATGTTACTACAAAAACTAAATGTAAAGGTAAGATTAGGCTAATTATAGCTAGGATTTTCTGGTGCGTTGGACCAAATAGAATAATCACCACCTAGTTCTACCATTTTTTCTTTCCAGAAGGATTCGTAGTTTTTTTCTATGATGTCCTTTTTGTAATTGTTTTTGGTCACTACCCAAGCATTGGATTTTAATTCGGTTTCTAATTGGTTGCTTTCCCAACCAGAGTAACCCAAAAAGAATTTAATATCGTTTGCTGTTAACTTCTGTTCAGCTATTAACTCTGCAACCACAGTAAAATCACCACCCCAAAATATTCCTAAAGAAATTTCAACACTATTTGGAATTAAATCCGGACGTTTATGTATAAAGTACAAATTATCCTGTTCTACAGGACCACCATTATAAACTTTAAAAGACGCGTCTAATTCTGGGATTAAATCACTAATAGTATAATTTAAAGGTTTATTTAAGATAAAACCAATTGCACCTTCTTTATTGTAATCTGTTAACAGTACAATAGATCTATTAAAAGACATATCTCCAATAATAGAAGGTTCTGCTATTAATAAATCACCTTTTTTTGGTTTTGTTGTAGTCATTTTAAAAGGATTTGTTATCTAAATGTAGCATATATTTATTGAATACACAATAATATAGGCTAATATATAACAAAAAAAAGCCTTCAATAATGAAGGCTTTTTAAAGTTATTTTAAACAAATACTAGTTTACAGCATTTGCTAAATCAGATCCAGCTTTAAACTTAACAACGTTTTTAGCTTTGATTTTGATAGTCTTTCCTGTCTGTGGGTTTCTTCCGTCTCTTGCAGCTCTTTTAGATACTGACCAAGAACCAAATCCTACTAAAGAAACTCTATCACCTTTTTGTAAAGCTCCTTCAATTTCGATTAACGCACACTCTAAAGCTTTCTTTGAAGCTGCTTTAGTAATTCCTGCGTGTTCTGCCATAGCATCGATTAAATCTGTTTTGTTCATAATTTTAATTTTAATTATTAATAAATAAGTTGATTAACAGTTTTTGTTAAATCCTTTACAAATTTATACGGATTATGCTACTACGCAAGTAATAGCAAGGAAAACCCCTTGTTTTGTTGATAACTTATAGCATTTGTTAATAAAGAATGGTGTTTTTCACTAAATTATACCAATATCAGTCATACTAAGGGTTTAGCGAAGTTTTGCTTCACTATTAAAATTATAGCCATTTAAAAGCGATTTTGCATCCATAGTTCGTTTTCCTGGAAGCTTTAGTTCTAGTATTTTTATAAAACCCTCTTTTACAGCAACTTTAATTGAAGATTTATCACTAATAATTAAACCTATGTCAAAATCATGTATGTGATTTTCCTTCTCTGCTTTGTAAATTTTAATATCTAGTACCTCATTATTGTTGTGTAATTCGCACCAAGCTGCTGGATAAGGACTCAGTCCTCTTATTTTGTTATATATATTATCAATAGTATCTGTAAAATCTATTTTACAATTGTCTTTATTTAGTTTGTATGCAGTTTTTGAAATAGCATCCTCTGGTTGTGGTGTAGTTTTAACGTTCCCTTTTTCAATCAGTCTTATGGTGTCTATTACTAAGTGACTTCCAATATCCATAAGTTTATCGTGTAAACTTCCAGCATTTTCACTTGGATCTATGTCAATGTCTTGTTGTAGTATCATTGCTCCTGTATCAATTTTTTCATCAATAAAGAAAGTAGAGACACCTGTTTTAGTTTCACCATTTATAATTGCCCAATTAATTGGTGCAGCTCCACGATAATTGGGTAATAGTGAGGCGTGCAAATTAAAAGTTCCGTACTTAGGCATGTCCCAAACTACTTTTGGTAACATTCTAAAAGCTACTATTATTTGAAGATTAGCACGTAAAGCTTTTAATTCCTTTAAAAAATCTTCATTTTTTAAATTAGTGGGTTGTAGTATATTTAAACCTTTTTCTTTAGCAAAACCTTTTACAGCAGATTCGTGCAGCTTACGTCCACGTCCTGCAGGCTTATCTGGTGCTGTAATGACTCCAACAACATTATAATTATGTTCTAAAATAGTTTTTAAGGTCGCTACAGCAAAATCTGGAGTTCCCATAAATACAATTCTTAAGTCTTCATTCATATATGTTTTAATTTATAACGATTTGTTTTAGTTACCTCTATATTATCGTCTTCTAACAACATTTTTAGAGTGCTGTTTATTATGTCTTCATTATAAGGTAACAATTTATATAATTCTTTAGATGATTTTTCACCAAACTCTAAAGCTTCAATAATACTATTTTTTACTGCTTTAGTATTGATTTTTGATTTCGCTTTCGCTGAAATACATACTGAACAGATTCCACAGTCTTTAATATCTTGCTCACCAAAGTATGTTAGTAATTGTACACTTTTACATACGTCATTTTTATTTACGTAATCTAATACTGCTTGTATTTGACTTTGTTTTAGAGCATTTTGTTGTTCTATAGTTGCTGCAACTCTGTTTATGGTTTTATCGTCTTCACGAGGTTGAATAAAAGTAACCTGAGCATCAGTTTTATTGATTTTTAATGATATAACATTATCTTTTTCTAATTGTTCTAGCACATTAATTAGTTGTTCTTCCTGTACTCCGGTTTTATCAGAAATTAAACTACTATTAATTTTCGTACTATGCTCAAAAATTCCGCCATAGGTTCTTAATATAGATTTAATAACTATTTCAAAGCTTTTATGCGATTCTAAATATTTAAAAAGTTGACCACTTGACACTAAAAACTGGACTTCTATACGTTTATTAAACTGTTTACTTAAAGTAATAATACTAGTTTTGTCTAAAATCTGTAGTGCGTTAAAAGTAGTTACGGTATTGAATTTATAAGTCTTACAAAAATCGTTAAAATTAAAGTCAAAAGTTTGGTATACACCTTCACCATACGAGATTTGAAAATAATTTGATAGTTTTCTATATACAGTTTTTACAAAGTCTACGGTAGGTAAAACGTTTAAAAACTGATTGTTTAAAACGGTATCATCATTTTTACTTTTTAAAATTACAGCATAGGCTTTAGCTTGATTACGTCCTGCACGTCCAGCTTCTTGAAAATAGCTTTCGATACTATCTGGTAAATTAATATGTATTACTGTTTTTACATCAGACTTATCAATTCCCATTCCAAATGCATTGGTCGCTACAATCACTTGTTTTTTATTGTGCATCCAATCTTGTAAATGTTTATCTTTAACAGTGTTATTTAATCCACCATGGTAATAAGTGCTACTAATGTTTTTTTGTTCTAAATATTGACTAATTTCAAGGGTTAGTCTTCGGTTTCTTACATAAATAATGGAAGATTGAGGGTTTTTATTAAGTATGGCTTCCAACCTAAAGTATTTATCCTCTTCCTCAAAAACCATATAAGCTATATTGGGTCTGTAAAAGGATTGTTTAAAAACTTTAGGAGCTATAAAATCTAGCTCAGACATAATATCCTCTGTAACCTGTGGTGTTGCACTTGCAGTTAATGCTATAACGTTTACTGTTGGATGTAATTGACGTAATATAGAAATGTTTTTATAAGACGGTCTAAAATCATTTCCCCATTGACTGATGCAATGGGCTTCATCCACAGCAATAAGGTTAACATTCATCTGTTTAATTCTATCCTGAACCAACTCTTGTTGCAAGCGCTCTGGAGATAAATATAAAAACTTATAATTACCATAAATGCAATTATCTAGCAACGTATCTATTTCATTATTTGAAATTCCGCTAGTCAATGCAATTGCTTTAATACCTTTATTTTGCAACGCATTAACTTGATCTTTCATTAAAGCAACTAATGGCGAAATAACTATACAAATACCTTCTTTAGCCAACGCTGGGATTTGAAAACAAACACTTTTTCCGCCTCCAGTGGGTAATAAAGCAAAGGTGTCTTCACCTGCAATAGCAGCATTAATAATATCTTCTTGTAATGGTCTAAAAGAGGTAAACGTCCAATAACGCTCTAATATGTTAATTGGATGCGCCATTATAGGGCTTTTACGACGTCTAAAATGTGTTGTGCTCTAGTTTCGATACTACCAAATGGTACATCTTGTAGGTTATAATCGTATTTTTGATACGTGTCTAATAGGTGCTGATGAATTATTTTTGCTTGTTCAAAGCTTTCATAACGGACAACATCACTTTTATATATTTCTTGCCAAGGCGCTAAAATAAAAACGTAATCGTAAGTATTTATTCTACACGATTCTGTAAAATTTTCTGGATACTCTTCATTAACATAATCCATGTATGCCACAACGTCAGGTATACCTCTGTCTAAAAACACAAATTCGCTATCACTCTTTTTGGCATCTAGATATTGATTTTCTCTACCTTCAAGTAATAGTTTGCTAAATAGTAAAGGATCGGTTAAAAATAATTGTTCAATACCTTTTTCCCTGGCTTCAAGGGTTACTTGTCTAGATATTTCCTCGTAGCATGTGTAACCTCGTTTAGTTAATTCGTTTATAATTGCAGATTTACCAGTACTTGGACCTCCTGTAATAACTATTTTTTTTGCTTTCAAATGACATAATTTAACTGTAAAAATCCGAAATTAATTCATTAAAAAAAAATCTAAACAAATTGGTATATTTGTTGCTTATAATTTTAGTATGAAAAATACACCTAATCCAGAAGAGTTTTACTCAAAATTAAAAATACAATTACAGGACACAGCTTTGTGGCCTAATGAGTATTTATATAAATTTATTGTGCTTTCTAGTCAGACTAAAATTACACAAGTAGAAACTATTTTTGATAATATGGGAGCAGTTATAAAAACAAAAGAATCTAGTAACGGTAAGTATACTAGTGTTTCTGTAAATGTTAGAATGAAAAATCCTGATCATGTTATTGAAAAGTATTTAGAAGTTACAGAAAAAGTAGAAGGAGTCATTAGCCTTTAGTTTTTTTTTGTATTTTGCACAAGCATTATTAACTACGGTGCAACACATATAAATTCTACACTTTTTTTATTTTGATAGACGACATAGAGTACAACACAGAGCGTGAACATTTGATTATTCCAGAGTATGGACGCCATATTCAAAAAATGATTAACTACGCAAAAACACAAGAGCCAAAAGAAGAACGCAATAAATTAGCTAAGTCTATAATTGCAGTTATGGGAAATATGCAACCGCATTTACGTGATGTGCCAGATTTTCAGCATAAACTTTGGGATCAATTATTTATCATGTCTAATTTTGAATTAGATGCAGATTCGCCATTTGGAGTACCTTCTAAAGAAGAGTTATCTGAAAAGCCAGAACCTTTAAAATATCCACAAAACTTTCCTAAGTATCGTTTTTATGGTAACAATATTAAAACCATGATTGACGTTGCTAATACATGGGAAGAAGGAGAAATGAAAGAAGCTTTGGTTTACACCATTGCTAATCACATGAAAAAGTGCTTTTTAAATTGGAATAAAGACACGGTTGAAGACGATGTGATTTTTGACCATTTGTATGAGTTGTCTGGCGGAAAAATTAATTTAAAGAATTCTGAAGAAGACCTTACAGATGCTTCACGATTAATGAAAGCGTCAAGCGGAAAAAAATATTCTAGCAACAAAAAAGGGTCAAATAAAAAAAACAACCAAAACCGAAACCGAAAAAGATATTAAACGTATTTATGGGAACATTTAAAATTGAAGGTGGACACCAATTAAAAGGAAATATCCAACCTCAAGGCGCAAAAAACGAAGCATTACAAATACTATGTGCAGTTTTACTAACTCCAGAAAAAGTAACCATAAATAATATACCTGATATTATTGATATCAATAAGTTAATAGCTTTATTAGGTAATTTAGGTGTTAAGGTCAACAAATTATCTGAAGGTACTTACACGTTTCAAGCAGATGCTATAGATTTAGATTATATGCAAACTGCCGATTTTAAAAAAGAAGGAAGCGGTTTAAGAGGCTCTATTATGATGGTTGGACCTTTATTAGCGCGTTTTGGTAAAGGCTATATTCCAAAACCAGGAGGAGACAAAATTGGACGTCGTCGTTTAGATACACATTTTGAAGGATTTATAAACCTTGGTGCTAAGTTTAGATACAATCGAGAAGAGTATTTTTATGGTGTAGAAGCCGATAAACTTACAGGTACAGATATGTTGTTAGATGAAGCTTCTGTAACTGGTACTGCTAATATTGTGATGGCTGCAGTCCTTGCAGAAGGTACAACTACCATCTATAATGCAGCTTGCGAGCCTTATTTACAGCAATTGTGTAAAATGCTTAATAGAATGGGAGCTAAAATCTCTGGTGTAGGCTCAAATCTTTTAACCATTGAAGGTGTTGATAGCTTAGGTGGAACAGAGCATACCATGCTACCAGATATGATTGAAATTGGGAGTTGGATTGGTTTGGCTGCGATGACAAAGTCTGAGTTGACTATTAAAAATGTGAGTTGGGACGACTTAGGACAAATCCCTAACGTTTTCAGAAAACTAGGAATTACTGTCGAAAAGCAAGGAGACGATATACACATTCCTGCACATACTAATGGATACGAGATACAAAACTATATTGATGGTTCAATACTAACAATTGCAGATGCACCTTGGCCAGGATTTACGCCAGATTTGTTAAGTATTGTTTTAGTCGTTGCTACACAAGCTAGAGGAGAAGTACTAGTGCACCAAAAGATGTTTGAGAGTCGTTTGTTTTTTGTCGATAAATTAATTGATATGGGAGCAAAAATAATTCTTTGCGATCCACACAGAGCTACCGTTATGGGTCACGATTTTAAATCGCAACTAAAAGCCACGACTATGGTATCTCCAGATATTAGAGCAGGAATTAGTTTATTAATTGCAGCTTTATCTGCAAAAGGAACAAGTACCATACATAACATCGAGCAAATAGATAGAGGTTACCAAAAAATAGTTGAGCGTTTACAAGCTATTGGTGCTAAGATTGAACGTCTTGAAGGGAATTAAAAAACTTTAAATACAACATATAAAAAAAAGCTTCAATAATTTATTGAAGCTTTTTTATATTCAGCTAACAGCTAACAGCTAACAGCTAACAGCTAACAGCTAATTTATTCCATATTATAAAAATACTGCTCGCTAGCTATTTTACCATCTTTAACTTCGTACACACAAACTTCTTCCATTTGTTGTCTTCCTCTGTCTTTAAATGTACAATCAAAACTCATTTTTGCAGTAAAAAAATTATCAGCTACAAGAGGTTCACTAACTTCACCACTATGGTATTCTGCAACATTATCTAACCATTCTTTACTTTTATTCCAAACGTTTTGTTTGCCAGTAATAACTTCTCCTGGTACTCCTGGCATTTCTCTGGATACTACGTTATCTGCATATAATTCATTTATGCACTCTAGGTTTTTACCTTCTCTGCACATGCTTGCCCATTGTTGAGCGACTTCTTTTGTGTTCATAATGTATTGTTTTAGTTGTATTTACAAGATAATAAAAAATTAGGAGCTAATGTGTTTGTGTTGGTTAGTTGTGTGTTTATGCAACGACCCATGCAATTAATTATACATGTTGTTGGCATTTCGTTGTTTTTTTTCAGGTAACTTATTAT is a window of Olleya sp. YS DNA encoding:
- a CDS encoding START-like domain-containing protein; the encoded protein is MEDKIKYEMEFVVHASPSLLYQYISTPSGLSEWFADNVNSRGEVFKFIWDGSEEQAKLITKKSGERVKFKWLVDEDEPYYFEIRIQVDEITKDVSVMITDFAEEDEVDEAKMLWTNQISDLKQVLGSA
- a CDS encoding aminotransferase class IV, yielding MLNFNGILQEDKPILSNHNRGYTYGDALFETIKTVHGKLLFFEDHYFRLMASMRIMRMEIPMTFTMEYFEEEIKKTLDANGLLSQSARVKIQIDRVAGGLYLPESNDVNFIISSKKIDSDFYLLNEEKYEVDLYKDHYLAPSLLSTLKTNNKAINVIGSIYAKENKLDNGLLLNTNKSVVEALNGNLFLVKDHVIKTPPLSDGCLKGVLRKQLIDIINLLPDYSIEEDSISPFELQKADELFITNVIQGIQPITKYRKKEFKNDVAKMLLQKLNVKVRLG
- a CDS encoding YqgE/AlgH family protein, with the protein product MTTTKPKKGDLLIAEPSIIGDMSFNRSIVLLTDYNKEGAIGFILNKPLNYTISDLIPELDASFKVYNGGPVEQDNLYFIHKRPDLIPNSVEISLGIFWGGDFTVVAELIAEQKLTANDIKFFLGYSGWESNQLETELKSNAWVVTKNNYKKDIIEKNYESFWKEKMVELGGDYSIWSNAPENPSYN
- a CDS encoding HU family DNA-binding protein, with product MNKTDLIDAMAEHAGITKAASKKALECALIEIEGALQKGDRVSLVGFGSWSVSKRAARDGRNPQTGKTIKIKAKNVVKFKAGSDLANAVN
- the fmt gene encoding methionyl-tRNA formyltransferase, producing the protein MNEDLRIVFMGTPDFAVATLKTILEHNYNVVGVITAPDKPAGRGRKLHESAVKGFAKEKGLNILQPTNLKNEDFLKELKALRANLQIIVAFRMLPKVVWDMPKYGTFNLHASLLPNYRGAAPINWAIINGETKTGVSTFFIDEKIDTGAMILQQDIDIDPSENAGSLHDKLMDIGSHLVIDTIRLIEKGNVKTTPQPEDAISKTAYKLNKDNCKIDFTDTIDNIYNKIRGLSPYPAAWCELHNNNEVLDIKIYKAEKENHIHDFDIGLIISDKSSIKVAVKEGFIKILELKLPGKRTMDAKSLLNGYNFNSEAKLR
- a CDS encoding RecQ family ATP-dependent DNA helicase; protein product: MAHPINILERYWTFTSFRPLQEDIINAAIAGEDTFALLPTGGGKSVCFQIPALAKEGICIVISPLVALMKDQVNALQNKGIKAIALTSGISNNEIDTLLDNCIYGNYKFLYLSPERLQQELVQDRIKQMNVNLIAVDEAHCISQWGNDFRPSYKNISILRQLHPTVNVIALTASATPQVTEDIMSELDFIAPKVFKQSFYRPNIAYMVFEEEDKYFRLEAILNKNPQSSIIYVRNRRLTLEISQYLEQKNISSTYYHGGLNNTVKDKHLQDWMHNKKQVIVATNAFGMGIDKSDVKTVIHINLPDSIESYFQEAGRAGRNQAKAYAVILKSKNDDTVLNNQFLNVLPTVDFVKTVYRKLSNYFQISYGEGVYQTFDFNFNDFCKTYKFNTVTTFNALQILDKTSIITLSKQFNKRIEVQFLVSSGQLFKYLESHKSFEIVIKSILRTYGGIFEHSTKINSSLISDKTGVQEEQLINVLEQLEKDNVISLKINKTDAQVTFIQPREDDKTINRVAATIEQQNALKQSQIQAVLDYVNKNDVCKSVQLLTYFGEQDIKDCGICSVCISAKAKSKINTKAVKNSIIEALEFGEKSSKELYKLLPYNEDIINSTLKMLLEDDNIEVTKTNRYKLKHI
- a CDS encoding ATP-binding protein produces the protein MKAKKIVITGGPSTGKSAIINELTKRGYTCYEEISRQVTLEAREKGIEQLFLTDPLLFSKLLLEGRENQYLDAKKSDSEFVFLDRGIPDVVAYMDYVNEEYPENFTESCRINTYDYVFILAPWQEIYKSDVVRYESFEQAKIIHQHLLDTYQKYDYNLQDVPFGSIETRAQHILDVVKAL
- a CDS encoding DUF493 family protein, which gives rise to MKNTPNPEEFYSKLKIQLQDTALWPNEYLYKFIVLSSQTKITQVETIFDNMGAVIKTKESSNGKYTSVSVNVRMKNPDHVIEKYLEVTEKVEGVISL
- a CDS encoding DUF4290 domain-containing protein translates to MIDDIEYNTEREHLIIPEYGRHIQKMINYAKTQEPKEERNKLAKSIIAVMGNMQPHLRDVPDFQHKLWDQLFIMSNFELDADSPFGVPSKEELSEKPEPLKYPQNFPKYRFYGNNIKTMIDVANTWEEGEMKEALVYTIANHMKKCFLNWNKDTVEDDVIFDHLYELSGGKINLKNSEEDLTDASRLMKASSGKKYSSNKKGSNKKNNQNRNRKRY
- the murA gene encoding UDP-N-acetylglucosamine 1-carboxyvinyltransferase; translated protein: MGTFKIEGGHQLKGNIQPQGAKNEALQILCAVLLTPEKVTINNIPDIIDINKLIALLGNLGVKVNKLSEGTYTFQADAIDLDYMQTADFKKEGSGLRGSIMMVGPLLARFGKGYIPKPGGDKIGRRRLDTHFEGFINLGAKFRYNREEYFYGVEADKLTGTDMLLDEASVTGTANIVMAAVLAEGTTTIYNAACEPYLQQLCKMLNRMGAKISGVGSNLLTIEGVDSLGGTEHTMLPDMIEIGSWIGLAAMTKSELTIKNVSWDDLGQIPNVFRKLGITVEKQGDDIHIPAHTNGYEIQNYIDGSILTIADAPWPGFTPDLLSIVLVVATQARGEVLVHQKMFESRLFFVDKLIDMGAKIILCDPHRATVMGHDFKSQLKATTMVSPDIRAGISLLIAALSAKGTSTIHNIEQIDRGYQKIVERLQAIGAKIERLEGN
- a CDS encoding SnoaL-like domain-containing protein gives rise to the protein MNTKEVAQQWASMCREGKNLECINELYADNVVSREMPGVPGEVITGKQNVWNKSKEWLDNVAEYHSGEVSEPLVADNFFTAKMSFDCTFKDRGRQQMEEVCVYEVKDGKIASEQYFYNME